A section of the Cutibacterium granulosum genome encodes:
- a CDS encoding isoprenyl transferase — translation MGKVEHYATRLSEIIDRMHPSGLLYSTYEGRLLAQLDRSRLPQHVAVLADGNRRWARLNAPGQPLVAGYEAGADKLTQFCSWCDEVGIPIVTLWVLSTDNLQRAQTGELEELLKVIEELVVTLSRHPHWRVQTVGDLGLLPDEMRSTLCTATERTADHTGMHINVAIAYGGRHELRDAVRSLLAEEADKGTSLRDLSQTVDMDQISEHLYTRGQPDPDLIIRTSGEQRLSGFLMWQSAHSEFYFCEALWPDFRKVDFLRALRSFTQRERRYGR, via the coding sequence ATGGGCAAAGTCGAGCACTACGCGACGCGGTTGTCGGAAATCATCGACCGCATGCATCCCTCCGGGCTTCTGTACAGCACCTATGAGGGACGTCTGCTCGCCCAGCTCGATCGTTCTCGTCTGCCGCAGCATGTTGCGGTGCTCGCCGACGGCAATCGGCGGTGGGCCCGACTCAACGCCCCCGGGCAACCGCTGGTGGCCGGCTACGAGGCTGGGGCCGACAAGCTCACCCAGTTCTGCTCCTGGTGCGACGAGGTGGGCATCCCCATCGTCACCTTGTGGGTGCTGTCCACCGACAACCTACAGCGAGCCCAGACCGGAGAGTTGGAGGAACTGCTCAAGGTCATCGAGGAACTGGTCGTCACCTTGTCCCGCCACCCTCACTGGCGAGTACAGACGGTGGGTGATCTCGGACTGCTCCCCGACGAGATGCGCTCCACCCTGTGCACGGCGACCGAGCGCACTGCTGACCACACCGGCATGCACATCAACGTGGCCATTGCCTATGGTGGACGACACGAGTTGCGCGACGCCGTGCGCTCCCTGCTGGCCGAGGAGGCCGACAAGGGCACGAGCCTGCGCGACCTGTCGCAGACCGTCGACATGGACCAGATCTCCGAGCACCTCTACACCCGTGGCCAGCCCGACCCCGATCTCATCATTCGCACCTCCGGGGAGCAGCGACTCTCCGGGTTCCTCATGTGGCAGTCGGCACACTCGGAGTTCTACTTCTGCGAGGCCCTGTGGCCAGATTTCCGCAAGGTCGACTTCCTGCGTGCACTGCGCTCCTTCACGCAACGGGAGCGACGCTACGGACGCTGA
- the trhA gene encoding PAQR family membrane homeostasis protein TrhA: protein MSEAAAQTRQTAKCPASTSGKPLWRGWIHTVMVPVMVLGGLGLMIAADHWGDRLALAVWTLIGLMLFGNSAAYHRGRWSMRTKSVLQRIDHANIAVFIAGTYTPLAVSMSHGSSRVVLLAIIWTCALIGVGLRFWWSSVPRWVSTALYVVMGWTALWWLPQFWRTGGPAVVILILVGGVFYTIGAVCYARRRPNPSPRFGFHEVFHAGTAVGAICHGIAIGLAVL from the coding sequence ATGTCCGAGGCCGCTGCGCAGACCCGGCAAACTGCGAAGTGCCCGGCGTCCACCAGCGGGAAGCCACTGTGGCGCGGCTGGATCCACACCGTCATGGTGCCTGTCATGGTGCTTGGCGGGCTCGGGCTCATGATCGCGGCCGACCACTGGGGTGATCGACTCGCCCTGGCCGTGTGGACTCTCATCGGACTCATGCTCTTTGGTAATTCCGCTGCCTACCACCGTGGCCGGTGGAGCATGCGAACCAAGTCCGTGTTGCAACGGATCGACCATGCCAACATCGCGGTGTTCATTGCTGGTACCTACACGCCTCTGGCGGTGTCGATGAGCCATGGATCGTCCCGAGTGGTGCTGCTGGCGATCATCTGGACCTGCGCACTCATCGGGGTGGGATTGAGGTTCTGGTGGAGCTCGGTGCCACGGTGGGTCTCGACTGCTCTCTACGTCGTCATGGGGTGGACGGCTCTGTGGTGGCTGCCGCAGTTCTGGCGTACTGGTGGCCCGGCAGTCGTCATCCTCATCCTCGTTGGTGGCGTCTTCTACACCATTGGTGCCGTGTGTTACGCGCGTAGGAGGCCCAACCCTTCGCCACGGTTTGGTTTCCACGAGGTGTTCCATGCTGGTACCGCCGTGGGGGCCATCTGTCACGGAATCGCCATCGGCCTGGCGGTGCTCTGA
- a CDS encoding PhoH family protein yields the protein MPGRRTYVVDTSVLLSDPKAMLRFAEHLVVLPIVVITELEGKRHHPELGHLARAALRLLDDLRIRNGGLDHTIPLNDDGGQLWVELNHSEPYGLPDGFRLGDNDTRILSVAANYRDDGHDVVLVSKDLPLRVKASAIGLAAEEYRHELATEGTWTGMATLNVSDEAISWLYERTTVDLDEAHDLPVNTGLVLEGPTSSALGRRTADGSVKLVRPDAQAFGIHGRSAEQRIALDLLLDESVGIVSLGGRAGTGKSALALAAGLELALEQERYKKVIVFRPIYAVGGQDLGYLPGSEGEKMAPWGQAVLDTLSSLTNNYVIDEVVQRGLLEVLPLTHIRGRSLHDAFVIVDEAQSLERNVLLTVLSRIGQNSRVVLTHDVAQRDNLRVGRYDGVAAVVERLRGNDLFGHVTLVRSERSQIAALVTSMMEDMV from the coding sequence ATGCCGGGACGGCGAACCTACGTCGTCGACACCTCGGTACTGCTGTCCGATCCCAAGGCGATGTTGCGGTTCGCCGAGCACCTCGTCGTCCTGCCGATCGTCGTCATCACCGAGCTGGAGGGCAAGCGGCACCACCCCGAACTCGGACACCTGGCCCGGGCCGCCCTGCGACTGCTCGACGACCTGCGCATCCGCAACGGCGGGCTCGACCACACGATCCCACTCAACGACGATGGCGGACAGCTGTGGGTCGAGCTCAATCACTCCGAACCCTACGGGCTGCCGGACGGATTCCGGTTGGGCGACAACGACACCCGCATCCTCTCGGTGGCCGCGAACTATCGCGATGACGGGCACGACGTCGTGCTGGTGAGCAAGGACCTGCCACTGCGTGTCAAGGCCTCGGCCATCGGTCTGGCCGCCGAGGAGTACCGTCACGAGCTCGCCACCGAGGGCACGTGGACCGGGATGGCCACTCTCAACGTGTCCGACGAGGCCATCTCCTGGCTCTACGAACGCACCACCGTCGATCTGGACGAGGCCCACGACCTGCCGGTCAACACCGGATTGGTCCTGGAGGGCCCGACGAGCAGCGCCCTAGGCAGACGTACGGCCGACGGCAGCGTCAAACTCGTACGACCGGATGCCCAGGCATTCGGTATCCACGGCCGCTCCGCGGAACAGCGCATCGCCCTGGACCTGCTGCTCGACGAGAGCGTTGGCATCGTGTCCTTGGGTGGACGAGCCGGTACCGGAAAATCCGCGCTGGCGTTGGCGGCGGGTCTGGAACTCGCCCTGGAGCAGGAGCGGTACAAGAAGGTCATCGTGTTCCGACCGATCTACGCGGTCGGTGGTCAGGATCTCGGGTACCTGCCCGGTTCCGAGGGGGAGAAGATGGCACCCTGGGGGCAGGCCGTCCTGGACACCCTGTCGTCACTGACGAACAACTACGTCATCGACGAGGTCGTCCAGCGTGGACTGCTCGAGGTGCTACCCCTCACCCACATTCGCGGCCGCTCCCTGCACGATGCCTTCGTCATCGTCGACGAGGCCCAGTCCCTGGAACGCAATGTGCTGCTCACCGTGCTCTCCCGCATCGGCCAGAACTCCCGCGTGGTGCTCACCCACGACGTCGCCCAGCGCGACAACCTGCGAGTGGGGCGCTACGACGGGGTTGCGGCGGTCGTTGAGCGGCTGCGAGGAAACGACCTGTTCGGGCATGTGACGTTGGTGCGCTCCGAGCGCTCCCAGATCGCCGCCCTGGTCACCTCGATGATGGAGGACATGGTGTGA
- a CDS encoding exodeoxyribonuclease VII small subunit, producing the protein MTDAPLPENRDSATDRNAATDQTTMVTQNATEQLGNDELPSSPTDSDEGLSYEQARDELISIVRSLENGGADLSRTMQLWERGEHLATICRAHLDGARRRFAQTQVSEEAGAEEARTTSDDQADPRT; encoded by the coding sequence ATGACCGACGCACCCCTCCCCGAGAACCGCGACAGCGCAACAGATCGAAATGCCGCCACGGATCAGACCACCATGGTGACCCAGAACGCCACCGAGCAGCTGGGCAACGATGAGCTTCCCAGCAGCCCAACCGACTCCGACGAGGGTCTCAGCTACGAGCAGGCCCGCGACGAGCTCATCTCCATCGTTCGCAGCCTGGAGAATGGCGGTGCCGACCTGTCCCGGACGATGCAGCTGTGGGAACGCGGCGAACACCTGGCCACCATCTGCCGAGCCCATCTGGATGGTGCCAGACGCCGATTCGCACAGACCCAGGTCAGCGAGGAAGCCGGAGCAGAGGAGGCCCGAACCACCTCCGACGACCAGGCCGATCCCCGCACCTGA
- the xseA gene encoding exodeoxyribonuclease VII large subunit produces MDTSAATSSPDAAVSLSWVVNSVRDWVERCSSIWVEAQIIELKRRSGYQQFLTLHDVTEEVSATATCPRHVLDAAGPVEAGMTVFALIHPTVWRKSGRLSFVIAEIRPTGQGQLLAQLEKRRRQLEAEGLFRPELRKPLPLLPQGVGLITGADSDAQKDVVRNARLRWPAVRFVIRNTLVQGPHAVGQIVTALADLDADPSVDVIVLARGGGSLEDLLAFSDESLVRAVHAATTPVVSAIGHEADTPIVDLVADLRASTPTDAGKRIVPDAAQERDGVSQALARIRQLIDSRLRAEETALSNLMSRPVMRNPAASLALEAERIEIMHRLLRVQVDRHLTGRSQELDHLIAQVRSLSPKATLDRGYAVLTSPSGEVRTSVSDVHPADAMVVRLADGELDVTVNALRPTPSSTSPTTAPDKEQS; encoded by the coding sequence ATGGATACCTCCGCCGCCACGTCCAGTCCAGACGCGGCAGTCTCCCTGTCGTGGGTCGTCAACTCGGTGCGCGACTGGGTGGAACGATGCTCGAGCATCTGGGTCGAGGCGCAAATCATCGAACTCAAACGCCGCTCGGGCTATCAACAGTTCCTCACCCTGCACGACGTCACCGAGGAAGTCTCGGCCACCGCCACCTGCCCACGCCACGTGCTCGACGCAGCGGGCCCGGTGGAGGCCGGTATGACGGTGTTCGCACTCATCCACCCCACGGTGTGGCGCAAGAGTGGTCGGCTGTCGTTCGTCATCGCCGAGATTCGCCCCACTGGCCAGGGCCAGCTGCTCGCCCAGCTGGAGAAGCGACGCCGTCAGTTGGAGGCCGAAGGACTGTTTCGTCCCGAGCTGCGCAAGCCCCTGCCGCTGCTGCCGCAGGGCGTGGGGCTCATCACCGGGGCGGACTCCGACGCGCAGAAGGACGTCGTCCGCAATGCCCGGCTGCGCTGGCCTGCCGTGCGATTCGTCATACGCAACACCTTGGTGCAGGGTCCGCACGCCGTCGGGCAGATCGTCACGGCCCTGGCCGATCTGGATGCCGATCCCAGCGTCGACGTCATTGTCCTGGCCCGGGGCGGCGGGTCGTTGGAGGATCTGCTGGCCTTCTCCGATGAGTCCCTGGTGCGCGCGGTGCATGCCGCCACCACCCCGGTGGTCTCGGCGATCGGCCATGAGGCCGACACCCCGATCGTGGACCTCGTCGCCGATCTGCGCGCTTCCACCCCCACCGACGCCGGGAAACGCATCGTTCCCGATGCTGCCCAGGAACGCGACGGGGTGAGCCAGGCCTTGGCCCGGATCCGTCAGCTCATCGACTCCCGACTGAGGGCCGAGGAGACCGCCCTGAGCAATCTCATGAGCCGTCCAGTGATGCGCAACCCCGCTGCCAGTCTTGCGCTGGAGGCCGAACGGATCGAGATCATGCACCGTCTACTGCGCGTACAGGTCGACCGTCACCTCACCGGGCGCAGCCAGGAACTCGATCATCTCATCGCCCAGGTGCGATCCCTCTCTCCCAAGGCAACCCTCGACCGGGGCTACGCGGTCCTCACGAGCCCTTCCGGGGAGGTTCGGACCAGTGTGTCCGACGTCCACCCGGCCGACGCCATGGTCGTGCGTCTTGCCGATGGCGAACTCGATGTCACCGTCAACGCCCTACGACCAACCCCGTCGTCAACGTCACCCACCACCGCACCCGACAAGGAGCAGTCATGA
- a CDS encoding 4-hydroxy-3-methylbut-2-enyl diphosphate reductase: MAHSEKTLLLAAPRGYCAGVDRAVVTVERALQAYGEPVYVRKQIVHNKHVVENLEERGAVFVDDLDQVPDGSLVIFSAHGVSPQVQQEAKRRGLRTIDATCPLVTKVHHEARRFAQDGTRILLIGHAGHEEVEGTTGEAPDHITLVQTPEDVDALSMDPDEPIAWLSQTTLSVDETSETVQRIRKVHPHLIDPPSDDICYATQNRQHAVKQMAPKCDLVIVVGSQNSSNTGRLVEVAVESGAGAAYRVDNASEIDSAWLQDVATVGVTSGASVPEELVQGVLELLESQGWPPAVEETLIEESLSFALPPQLRQRRVKSAQTE, from the coding sequence ATGGCTCACTCTGAGAAGACGCTTCTGCTCGCGGCACCGCGTGGATACTGCGCTGGTGTGGACCGGGCGGTCGTCACCGTCGAACGTGCCCTGCAGGCGTATGGCGAACCGGTGTACGTGCGTAAACAGATCGTCCACAACAAGCACGTCGTGGAGAACCTGGAGGAGCGTGGCGCCGTCTTCGTCGACGACCTCGACCAGGTTCCGGACGGCTCATTGGTGATCTTCTCGGCACACGGCGTCTCCCCGCAGGTGCAGCAGGAGGCCAAACGACGCGGCCTGCGCACCATCGACGCCACCTGCCCGCTGGTCACCAAGGTGCATCACGAGGCACGACGGTTCGCCCAGGATGGTACGAGGATTCTGCTCATCGGCCATGCCGGCCACGAGGAGGTGGAGGGCACCACGGGTGAGGCACCCGACCACATCACCCTGGTCCAGACCCCTGAGGACGTCGACGCCCTGAGCATGGACCCCGACGAGCCGATCGCCTGGCTCTCCCAGACCACCCTCAGCGTCGACGAGACGAGTGAGACGGTGCAGCGGATCCGCAAGGTGCACCCCCATCTCATCGACCCACCCTCCGACGACATCTGCTACGCCACCCAGAATCGGCAGCACGCCGTCAAGCAGATGGCACCCAAGTGTGACCTGGTCATCGTCGTCGGGTCACAGAACTCCTCCAACACCGGCCGTCTCGTCGAGGTCGCCGTGGAGTCCGGGGCCGGGGCGGCGTATCGCGTCGACAATGCCTCCGAGATCGATTCCGCGTGGTTGCAGGACGTTGCCACCGTCGGCGTCACCTCTGGAGCCTCGGTACCCGAGGAGTTGGTGCAGGGCGTCCTGGAACTCTTGGAGTCCCAGGGCTGGCCACCGGCGGTGGAGGAGACCCTCATCGAGGAGTCCCTGTCGTTCGCCCTGCCTCCCCAACTGCGGCAGCGACGGGTGAAGTCTGCCCAGACTGAGTGA
- the rmuC gene encoding DNA recombination protein RmuC — protein MNTTTIVAIILALVCGLAVGWLLASRVAAGDAHRQRMEHQAELERANEALSQQFRALSTEAAATQQRTAEHTASQTLASAQRMMDPVSQALRQLDQRLLAVEKERTESSASLKEQIAGMRNLNESLRKETASLSTALRRPQVRGAWGEMQLQRIAELAGMLDHCDFRTQSTTTANGTAQRPDMTVYLAGNRCVHIDAKTPLEAFLDAAATDDPQLQREQLGRFVSHVRTHIAQLSSKKYWATDVTSPQFVVLFLPSDALLQAALSNDPSLHEYAASKDIVLASPSILIPMLRVIALAWRQESIVESATEIAELGRQLHARLGTVADHLTKMGKSLTGSVEAYNSLVGSLESRVMVSARKFEDVQATRETLPATQPVTSTTRPLTAPEFTDPAFTDRSKQS, from the coding sequence ATGAACACGACGACGATTGTGGCCATCATCCTGGCCCTGGTGTGTGGACTGGCCGTGGGGTGGCTGCTGGCCAGCCGCGTGGCTGCCGGTGACGCGCACCGTCAACGTATGGAGCACCAGGCCGAGTTGGAACGTGCCAATGAGGCGTTGAGTCAACAATTTCGCGCACTCTCCACCGAGGCTGCCGCCACCCAGCAGCGCACCGCCGAACACACCGCCTCCCAGACCCTCGCCTCGGCGCAGCGCATGATGGATCCCGTCTCCCAGGCACTGCGCCAACTGGACCAGCGTCTGCTCGCCGTGGAGAAGGAACGCACCGAGTCGTCGGCCTCGCTCAAGGAGCAGATCGCCGGGATGCGTAACCTCAACGAGTCGCTGCGCAAGGAGACGGCGTCGCTGTCCACTGCGCTGCGCCGGCCCCAGGTACGGGGTGCGTGGGGTGAGATGCAGCTGCAGCGGATCGCGGAACTGGCCGGGATGCTCGACCACTGCGACTTCCGCACCCAGTCGACGACCACCGCCAACGGCACGGCGCAACGCCCGGACATGACGGTGTACCTGGCCGGGAATCGGTGCGTCCACATCGACGCGAAGACGCCACTGGAGGCTTTCCTCGACGCTGCCGCCACCGACGATCCGCAGTTGCAGCGGGAGCAGCTGGGCCGGTTCGTCTCCCACGTGCGCACCCACATCGCGCAGCTCTCGAGCAAGAAGTACTGGGCGACCGACGTGACCTCCCCACAGTTCGTCGTCCTCTTCCTGCCCTCCGACGCCCTGCTGCAGGCAGCGCTGAGCAACGACCCGAGCCTGCACGAGTACGCCGCCAGCAAGGACATCGTCCTGGCGAGCCCCTCGATCCTCATCCCCATGCTGCGCGTCATTGCCCTGGCATGGCGCCAGGAGTCGATCGTGGAGTCGGCCACCGAGATTGCCGAGCTGGGACGCCAGCTGCACGCCCGACTGGGCACTGTGGCCGATCATCTGACGAAGATGGGCAAGTCGCTCACGGGCAGCGTGGAGGCATACAACTCGCTGGTGGGTTCCCTGGAGTCGCGGGTGATGGTCAGTGCACGCAAGTTCGAGGACGTCCAGGCGACTCGGGAGACGCTGCCAGCCACCCAGCCAGTGACGTCAACCACCCGGCCACTGACCGCCCCGGAATTCACCGACCCTGCGTTCACCGATCGCAGCAAGCAGTCCTGA
- a CDS encoding M18 family aminopeptidase, whose amino-acid sequence MASTEAPQEFADHIADTIRFVEASPTSYHAAAELARRLQDAGFTRMDETEPWPEVAGRRFVVRDGAVMAWITPQNVGDKAGFRIVGSHTDSPSFKLKPHSTTTNAGWQQVGMEVYGGGLLNSWLDRDLGLAGRLVANDGTVHLVRTGPILRISQLAPHLDRSVNDDLKLDRQKHLLPILSVANPDLDAEELLCEAASISHDDLAFFDVFAHLTQSPAVIGARGEFLASQRMDNLSSVHSSIAAFTHVAPRGDVAVMACFDHEEVGSSTRSGACGPFLEDVLVRIAEGLGHTGAQYRAMLARSSCISADAGHGVHPNYVEKFDPNNHPLLNAGPLLKINANQRYASDAVGGALWRRVCRAAEVPTQDFVSSNAVPCGTTIGPLTATRLGIVTVDVGVPLLSMHSSRELAGTADLAYLSRALKAYWNESMN is encoded by the coding sequence ATGGCCAGCACCGAAGCTCCACAGGAATTCGCCGATCACATCGCCGACACGATCCGGTTCGTTGAGGCGTCCCCCACCTCCTACCATGCCGCCGCCGAGCTGGCGCGCAGGCTTCAGGATGCCGGGTTCACGCGTATGGACGAGACCGAGCCCTGGCCCGAGGTGGCAGGCCGGCGGTTCGTCGTGCGCGACGGGGCCGTCATGGCGTGGATCACCCCGCAGAACGTCGGTGACAAGGCAGGATTCCGCATCGTCGGGTCGCACACCGACTCGCCGAGTTTCAAACTCAAGCCCCACTCGACCACGACCAACGCCGGTTGGCAGCAGGTGGGCATGGAGGTCTACGGTGGCGGTCTGCTCAACTCCTGGCTGGATCGTGATCTCGGCCTCGCCGGTCGGCTGGTGGCGAACGACGGCACCGTCCATCTGGTGCGCACCGGTCCGATCCTGCGCATCAGCCAGCTCGCCCCACACCTTGATCGCAGCGTCAACGATGATCTCAAGCTCGATCGGCAGAAACACCTGTTGCCGATCCTCTCGGTGGCCAATCCCGATCTGGACGCCGAGGAGCTGCTGTGCGAGGCTGCGTCGATCAGCCACGACGATCTCGCGTTCTTCGACGTCTTCGCCCATCTCACCCAGTCACCAGCCGTCATCGGGGCACGAGGAGAGTTCCTCGCCAGCCAGCGCATGGACAACCTGTCGTCGGTGCACTCCTCGATTGCGGCATTCACGCATGTCGCGCCGCGTGGCGACGTTGCCGTCATGGCGTGTTTCGACCACGAGGAGGTGGGCTCTTCGACTCGCTCGGGGGCCTGCGGACCGTTCCTGGAGGACGTGTTGGTGCGCATTGCCGAGGGGCTGGGTCACACCGGGGCGCAGTATCGGGCGATGCTGGCACGATCCTCGTGCATCTCCGCCGATGCCGGCCACGGCGTCCATCCCAATTACGTGGAGAAGTTCGATCCGAACAACCATCCGCTGCTCAACGCCGGCCCGCTGCTCAAGATCAACGCGAATCAGCGGTATGCCAGTGATGCGGTCGGTGGGGCACTGTGGAGGCGAGTCTGCCGGGCGGCAGAGGTACCCACCCAGGATTTCGTCTCCAGCAATGCGGTGCCCTGTGGCACGACGATCGGTCCACTCACCGCCACTCGACTGGGGATCGTCACGGTGGATGTCGGTGTGCCGCTGCTGTCCATGCACTCCAGCCGGGAACTGGCCGGTACCGCCGATCTTGCGTACCTGTCGCGGGCGCTGAAGGCATACTGGAACGAATCCATGAACTGA
- the ychF gene encoding redox-regulated ATPase YchF gives MSLTIGIVGLPNAGKSTLFNALTRNDVLAANYPFATIEPNVGVVGVPDQRLDVLSKMFDSAKTVQATVSFVDIAGIVKGASQGEGMGNEFLSNIREADAICQVTRCFADDDVTHVNGHVDAADDIETITTELVLADLQTMEKQLPKLAKEAAIKKESRPKLAAWQEAQKVLEEGRTIYSVGLDPEPLHDLFLLTTKPFIYVFNCDQDQLADEAFQTRMSELVAPAEAIFLDAGFEAELAEMEPEDAEEFLADAGIEEPGLDKLARVGFDTLGLQTFLTAGEKESRAWTIHKGDTAPEAAGVIHTDFQKGFIKAQVVSFDDLVEYGGEKEAQAAGKLRLEGKDYVMADGDVVEFRFNV, from the coding sequence GTGTCACTCACCATTGGAATCGTCGGTCTTCCCAACGCCGGCAAGTCAACCCTGTTCAACGCGCTGACTCGCAATGACGTGTTGGCGGCCAATTATCCGTTCGCGACGATCGAGCCCAACGTCGGTGTCGTGGGGGTGCCGGACCAGCGGCTCGACGTGCTGTCAAAGATGTTCGACTCGGCCAAGACGGTGCAGGCGACCGTCTCGTTCGTCGACATTGCCGGCATCGTCAAGGGTGCCAGCCAGGGCGAGGGGATGGGCAACGAGTTCCTCTCCAACATCCGGGAGGCCGACGCCATCTGCCAGGTGACCAGGTGCTTTGCCGACGACGACGTCACTCACGTCAACGGCCACGTTGACGCTGCCGATGACATCGAGACCATCACCACCGAGCTGGTGCTCGCCGACCTGCAGACGATGGAGAAGCAGCTGCCCAAGCTTGCCAAGGAGGCGGCGATCAAGAAGGAGTCCCGCCCCAAGCTCGCGGCCTGGCAGGAGGCCCAAAAGGTGCTCGAGGAGGGCCGCACGATCTATTCGGTCGGCCTGGACCCCGAACCCCTGCACGACCTGTTCCTGCTCACGACCAAACCGTTCATCTACGTCTTCAACTGCGATCAGGACCAGCTGGCCGACGAGGCGTTCCAGACGAGGATGTCGGAGCTCGTGGCACCTGCGGAGGCCATCTTCCTCGATGCCGGGTTCGAGGCCGAACTCGCCGAGATGGAGCCCGAGGACGCCGAGGAGTTCCTTGCCGACGCCGGTATCGAGGAGCCGGGCCTGGACAAGCTGGCCCGCGTCGGATTCGACACCCTGGGACTGCAGACCTTCCTCACCGCGGGGGAGAAGGAGTCGCGCGCCTGGACGATCCACAAGGGCGACACTGCTCCCGAGGCCGCCGGCGTCATCCACACCGACTTTCAGAAGGGGTTCATCAAGGCCCAGGTGGTCTCGTTCGACGACCTCGTCGAGTACGGCGGAGAGAAGGAGGCCCAAGCAGCCGGAAAGTTGCGCCTGGAAGGCAAGGACTACGTCATGGCCGATGGGGACGTGGTGGAGTTCAGGTTTAACGTGTAA
- a CDS encoding NAD(P)-binding protein: MAIVVGGGQSGLATAYYLRRLKVDFLVLDNQEAPAERGCTRGLH, from the coding sequence ATGGCGATCGTCGTCGGTGGTGGCCAGTCCGGCCTAGCTACGGCATACTACCTTCGGCGTCTCAAGGTAGATTTTCTCGTTTTGGATAACCAGGAGGCCCCGGCGGAGCGTGGTTGCACGCGTGGCCTTCACTGA
- a CDS encoding NAD(P)-binding domain-containing protein, producing MPQYPGYPPASHVIDYLEHYERRYDLPVRRPVHVRSVSHDGGMFFLDSTVGQFTADHVVAATGTWSAPFVPHYPGTFRGRQWHSSTYPGPEPFRGAKVAVVGGANSGAQIAADLLVTSEVTWFTLERPRWMPDDVDGRDLFLRSRRRILGGDSGPNLGDIVALPHLRELRDSGPLSATPIFDSLSELDHDHLIWCTGFRPALGPFRHLMRGREPAVKNLYLVGYGNWTGDGSATLMGVGPFAKHTARVVAGRVDEARQHEF from the coding sequence ATGCCGCAGTACCCGGGGTACCCGCCGGCAAGCCATGTCATCGACTACCTCGAACACTACGAACGACGGTACGACCTCCCGGTTAGGCGCCCAGTGCACGTGCGCAGCGTGTCCCACGACGGAGGGATGTTCTTCCTAGATTCGACCGTCGGCCAATTCACAGCGGACCACGTTGTCGCGGCCACCGGCACGTGGTCCGCGCCCTTCGTGCCCCACTATCCCGGCACCTTCCGCGGCCGCCAGTGGCACTCGTCGACCTACCCCGGCCCCGAACCATTCCGCGGCGCGAAGGTCGCGGTGGTCGGCGGGGCGAACTCGGGGGCCCAGATCGCCGCGGACCTCCTCGTGACGTCGGAGGTCACATGGTTCACGCTTGAGCGGCCGCGCTGGATGCCTGATGATGTCGATGGCCGCGATCTCTTTCTCCGCAGCCGCCGCCGGATTCTCGGTGGCGATTCCGGCCCGAACCTCGGGGACATTGTCGCGCTTCCTCATCTCCGTGAGCTCCGCGATTCCGGCCCGCTCAGCGCTACCCCCATCTTCGATAGTTTGAGCGAGCTCGACCACGACCATCTGATCTGGTGCACTGGTTTCCGTCCGGCCCTCGGCCCATTCCGCCACCTCATGCGTGGCCGCGAACCCGCGGTGAAGAATCTGTATCTCGTCGGCTACGGCAACTGGACCGGCGACGGCTCGGCAACCCTGATGGGTGTCGGGCCCTTTGCCAAACACACTGCCCGGGTAGTCGCGGGCCGTGTCGATGAAGCACGGCAGCACGAG